TACGTTGGACCCTGGTGCTGCTGTGGCTTCCGTCACGGCTGTTGGAGGCACCATCAGTTGCGTCAGTAAGTACCTCTCATCGTAGGTCGCCCTCTGGAAACCCCGCCTCCACTGTTAAGAGCTCTCAGTTAATTCCCACCCAGCCATTTCTGGCCATTCAGGCGCTGCAGCAAACGGGACTGCAGAAGAGCCAGATTGATGCGCTTCTCATCGATCAAAAACGACTCCAGCAGGCTGGGCTCCGTTCCGGACTCGGCAAGAGCAATGGTTTTACCAGATGTGATCGAATCCGATTCAAAACAAACCCAGAATCGCCGATCGCCTGGCAACTCACCCATGACCATCCAGCATTGGCCTCCCACAACAGGACGATCGCCCTGGATTAAATCGATCGAGGCGTTGATCTGATAGTTGCTGCTAAGCGCTTTGCTGAGGGATGGGATGAGATCGTCCTTAATGAACGCTTGAAAGGGCTTGTCCTCCAGCTTGGGCTTCGGGGCAGGTTTTGCTGCCGGCTTTGCCGCTGGCTTGGCTGCAGCTTTGGGTGTTTCGGGAGTTTCGCTCACCGGACTTTGATTGCTGGGCGAACTGTAGACAGCCCAGTGCTTTCTCTACCAATCATCGCCAATCTCTCGATTCCAATCGTCAGGATCAGAGTCTGCTGCTCCTCTTGCAGTAGCAGTAGACGGATTGGTGTCTTGGCTTTGGGTTGGTGTTGCGTTGGCTTGGTTGCCTCGATGCACCACCCTGAAGGGCACTGAGACGGTTGGGGCTGGATCGCGCACGTCACGTTCAGGCCAGGGTGTGGCTTGAGCTGGTCTGGCCTCATGTGGTTGCTCACGAGGCAACGGATCTTGAACATGGGGTCCTGTTGCCGGCCGTCGAACCTCTCGACGCAGTACGGGGCTCGAGGTCACCATTGCCAATCCACCCACAGCGCTGACGCCCGATCCCAAGATCGTTGCAACAGCGATCCAGGCCCCAATCGGCAAGCTGGGCAATCTCCATGTGAGCACTCGCAACGATGACGCTTGTCCGAGATTGAGTGAGGCGATCAACAGCATCAATACCACTGGACTCAGACAGGGAATCAGCAGCAAGCGTTGAAGAGCTGTCATGGCTGGCGCCCCTGCCAACGTTTCAGAGGCCCTAAATCCTCACCAAGAGAGTCGAAGAGTCTCACCACCAAGAAATCCACCATCTCGCTGAGATTTTGGGGCTGGCTGTACCAAGCAGGAATCGGTGGTGCAATTCTTGCTCCCGCTTCAGCCAGAGTTGTGAGGTTGCGGAGATGAATCAGGCTCCATGGCATTTCTCTTGGTGCCAGCACCAGGGGGCGTCCTTCCTTGAGATGAACATCAGCACAACGTTCGAGCAGATCACTGGCCACTCCTGCCGCAATACGCCCCACGGTTCCCATCGAACAAGGCACAATCACCATGCCTCGGGTTGCCACACTTCCACTGGCAATCGTTGCGGCTTGATCTCCCCAGCGATGGCAAATCAATGATCCTGTTTGAACATTCAGCCGAGATCTCCAAAAGCGTTCCTGAAGCTCAGGATCGACGGGGACCTGGATGGATTGTTCAGCGAGCCAAACCTCATGAGCACCACGACTCATGATCAGGTGAACGCTGCGTTCCTGCTGAAGCAACAGTTGTAGGGCCCTCTCAGCAAGCGGTTGGGCTGAGGCGCCGCTCACCCCAAGGACATAAG
The window above is part of the Synechococcus sp. WH 8020 genome. Proteins encoded here:
- a CDS encoding DUF2996 domain-containing protein, whose amino-acid sequence is MSETPETPKAAAKPAAKPAAKPAPKPKLEDKPFQAFIKDDLIPSLSKALSSNYQINASIDLIQGDRPVVGGQCWMVMGELPGDRRFWVCFESDSITSGKTIALAESGTEPSLLESFLIDEKRINLALLQSRLLQRLNGQKWLGGN
- a CDS encoding flavin prenyltransferase UbiX translates to MEQPDRPYVLGVSGASAQPLAERALQLLLQQERSVHLIMSRGAHEVWLAEQSIQVPVDPELQERFWRSRLNVQTGSLICHRWGDQAATIASGSVATRGMVIVPCSMGTVGRIAAGVASDLLERCADVHLKEGRPLVLAPREMPWSLIHLRNLTTLAEAGARIAPPIPAWYSQPQNLSEMVDFLVVRLFDSLGEDLGPLKRWQGRQP